attgaattatttagttatgtcgtatatttaaatgaatcTAATCACTTTCGAATTGTTCAATTGATTATCTGCTCAATTAGTTCTAagtttaattgaattatttaattacatcGTGTGTTTATATGTATCTAAGCACTATTGAATTGTTCAATTGTTTctaaattcaattgaatagtTTAGTTGCATCTTATATTTAAGTGAATCTAAGCACTACTAAATTATTCGATTgtaactaaattaattgaatagtTTAGTTGCATCTTATATTTAAGCGAAACTAACCactattgaattttattcatttcagtATAAGcctcaattgaattgaatatcAAACTAATCTATATTCGGTTGACTAATctgttttattaaattttaagtcAATGTGTTTATacgattattattattttattaatgaattatgaattattataatgtcaaatattactattttgttattatttaaattacttgattgattttaattgattagtacaaattcaaaatcccATCAGCcttcttaatttattagattattatattgaaccaaatttatttaaggattatttgttgtttaattttatagctatttttaattgtaatcgATAATTTATAAGTAATAAGTATTATGTTGTATtctgtatttttaaaaaaatttattactataattttaaacaaataaaatgataatatattacCTTTTGCAAAATTAGACAATTGAgttgaattttaaattcaattgagaattaaattttattgttaacATTGTGATTGAGTTACTGATTgtattgatttaaaattgtaaCTAATTAGTAGTACCTCTCGCGGGGAGAgaatagttttaaatttaaatttgaaataatatcctCCTTCTATCTTGTTAGCATGCTTCATTAATGGCATGATTAATCGTGCTTGATTAAATACAAGCATGTTTCTTTAATTAAGTATCTACAACATTTATCAAgatgaataaatttatcaaaattgaaaattagaaTTGACCCTCCTCTCATGTTCCAATGCTTTACGTAGGCCATATCCATTTTTCTGCAACaacatttcttatttttttttatatttttttaaaattaaaatattaattttaaaacatactaaaatgggaaaaaagaaattatttttatataattattcgTACTCAATATCATTCactaaaatttgtaatttcaacaaattataTACCATGAGTACAAGTTAAAATTACATCAGTGAACCTTAATAAAGAATTGCAAAAGTAAacaagatattaattaaattgtgctTATCgtatttaatcaaaatatgtaTCTATATATTCCCATGCTTCAGAAACACTTACCTTACCAAACAAGTAGAAAAtggagaaaacaaaaacaccACTCTTGTTGATAATTTCGTGCCTACTAACCGCCGCGGCCGACTCCGAAGCCGTATGGTTCGAGAACATCTGCCAGGGAAAGGAGAACCTTGTGAAGCTAACCGTGTACATCCAAGACATCCAAGGCGGGCCTAGCCCCACCGTCTACACGGTGGCCATATCTCCCATCTCCGCTAGCTCCCCGGGCGGCTTCGGCGTGATCAACGTGGTCGACCACCTGGTCACGGCGGGGCCGGACATCAATTCGGAGGCGGTCGGGCGGGCCCAGGGTCTGGCGATCTTGGCGGATCTGCACACGGTGGCGGCCTCCGAGAACATCAACTTCGTTTTCACGGCGGGGGAGTTCAACGGCAGCACGATCACCACGATTGGCCGGAATCAAGTGGCGAATTCGGAGAGGGAGCTGACGGTGGCCGGAGGAACCGGCGCATTCCGTTTTGCGCGGGGGTATGCCATCACGAGGACCTACTTGGAAGATACCGTCGCGGATTATCTTGTGTTGCAGTACACATTTTACGTGACACGCTACGCCGGCGCATCACGCGGCACCGTCTAATATTCCGTTGTTGTATTTGAGATTAGTTTTTGTAATAAGCTGACTAATTGCGACTTTTATGGTTCTAcgttttatgaaataattacgCCTATATTGGGTATAGTAGTGATGTTATTGTATTGTAACTGATTGGAATGAGTGAATGGATTCGGTTTTTTCAGTTGTcattatgaattatttatctaggattaaattatatatgagattattttagctGAATAGTGTGACTATGATGACTTATTATCATAAGACTGTCCATATAGGATAAAGTTGTGATACTATCTTTTGAAccaaatatgatatatatttaatcatgaggtTAATCTTGTTAACCGATAACTTAATTAATGTTGTCTATCTATCCTGAATCATTTACACTATTTTGTagtgaaatatttttgaatctttTTAATCACATGGAAGGTAATTAATGAATGTGggttatatatataggtaatACCACCAATTATGACTGAATTTGTACTTTTCCACGAGCTTAAGTTTTTGTCGTAAATATCAAGTACTTTGACTACTTTAACTGTGTTTGAGATTACAACAATTGATGACTTTGGCAAAATTGAAGCATATGCAGCTCGTTGGTTAGTTTGGGTAGACTAATAGGACGGGAAAATTAAGCAACGTTGTCATTTAGAATAGTTGTAATCGACGTCGTTTCACGCAAAGATTGTGATTAAACCACATGCCTcatgatatttttcatgtatttAGATTAAATTCTCCTTGTCCGTAGGCAAAATTTTAGGATATATCATCCTTCTGTGCACGTATATGTTAGTTATCATCGTCaagtttctttctttttttagtttagattcaatttagTAATGGCCACATATGATTCCATTTCGCCAGACTTAACAATTGTGGAAAATcccaaataatataaaaattcatgattttttcatCCAAGTTGTTTTTACCATGTGCGAAATTTTGGAATTGGTCATAGGTAATGATATTTTGTTACCCATAGCCATTAATggatcaaaataattaagagtGATTGTCTAAATACAACTGGTCAAATATTAGGATTGAAGTTCACATCTAATCAGCAATTCGTGAGTTATAATATCTTGATTCGAATGTGAGACATGTTACAAAATACTCGTAGTAATCAGCATACATATAGGTTGATCTGCCTCTCTAAAAGTGAAgtacttaatatttttgggATAATGTATTATAGACTATACtctttagtaattaaaataatctgagTATATAAATTCGTATGAAattaaaacccaaaaaatgaaCAACATTAAggtgttaaaataaaaataaataaatgaaacaaaaaaattgatgtcAATGTGAACTAAACGAGAATGGAATATATGACTGTTGCTCATTTAAAATGAATTCCTATCCCAGTCGAGGGTGCCACTTGACTTGAAGATACTgtaaattttttcattgttgtTTAATTTGTCCACGTGCAAAAAAACATGAGCCACgtataaatttgaatgtaCTGTACTTGCTAAAATTAAAGTCCGAATTTATGGAGAGGGCTATCTTTGATAATGGAATTCCCTAACTAGCACATGCAGTATCACTCATGTATACActatatattgaatattgatttcaagaaaatactaTAGTAATTCAAGTATTTTTCTTTAGTCCCGACAATATGCGATCACAAACAAGACACTATAATTAGGCCTCCTGCTTCGGCAACAACTACATGAGTTGttctttttattcaattttagaGAATATATTTGCTTCAGTTTTTGGTTTGAGATTCTTTTGTTGATACGGCgtctttttgtttgttgttggtGGTAAATTGGTTATTGTATAGTCATCTCATTGTGTTATATTTGTGTCTGCTGCTATCTTTTTTGTGTGGACAATTTTCGtttgaatttatgatttactgatattatttgttttctgtacattttgtattttatctaaaaattagtactctcGCCGTCCCTTATTAATcgttcacttttttttttattttagtccgtcccctcattaattgtccactttcactttttattttcataaatggtTCCACATTCTACTAGCTCATTTcaacacatttaattataaaactaatatacaaaaatggGACGgaacccatattccactatctttttcaactcacttttttttgtatttcttagggcatccacaatgggactgatgtactatttattagcactaaaaatacctgcaagtttACAgagtagatctagtatagctaaaggtcagtaccgggatatcgaacacagaGAATAAGATTACAACTGTCTATCATATACTAAGCGTcatatactatctagagacacatattatttttggtttttggtttcataaactagacataaatataaataaataaaataaaataaaataatacaaaatagGCTAAAGAATGTAGAGTTTCAGGATCCAACTAATATAACCTAGTGATGATTAATCTCATAGAACCTTTACCTTTATGTGTCTCCAGGATTATTAGGAAAGTCGCGATTATCAGATAAGCCCCCTCTCGAGTGTACCTATCCAGTAGATTAGACTCTAACTATCaaagtctccttctaatagATTAGATTCTAACTCCTTAAGTTCCTAAGACTCAAGCCCTCACAAAGGgtcccctctctcgagtgcagaTAAACCTATGTGTTGTACTCGTTCCTTTTACCACGTAAAACTAGCTATCTCTCGATTAATCTAGTTAAACGGACATAGTTCTAAAGTTGGCCAgacaaaagaacaataaaagcacaagaacaagcaaaacaatcacaagagctaggaaaaagttcaattcaataaatcaaaac
The nucleotide sequence above comes from Salvia hispanica cultivar TCC Black 2014 chromosome 5, UniMelb_Shisp_WGS_1.0, whole genome shotgun sequence. Encoded proteins:
- the LOC125190720 gene encoding dirigent protein 2-like → MEKTKTPLLLIISCLLTAAADSEAVWFENICQGKENLVKLTVYIQDIQGGPSPTVYTVAISPISASSPGGFGVINVVDHLVTAGPDINSEAVGRAQGLAILADLHTVAASENINFVFTAGEFNGSTITTIGRNQVANSERELTVAGGTGAFRFARGYAITRTYLEDTVADYLVLQYTFYVTRYAGASRGTV